A stretch of DNA from Cryptomeria japonica chromosome 4, Sugi_1.0, whole genome shotgun sequence:
TGGGGTGACAGAAATTCAACTCAGTCACATGTTTAGAGTGTCCACCATCACCTTTATCACTAAGTTAAGATCCCTTGAACCAGCTTGTCCTAGCCTAAGAAGCTACACCTGTTCCCTTCTCGTTTGGATTTTTCCAGTGAATTACTCAAGTTCCCTATGTATTTTCATGGGCTTTCTTTCATCCTTGTCACAACTTGTAGCATGCCATGTATGCTTTAGGGAATTCAGTTAATTTTATTCTTCATAAATCTTTTTTTAGTGATTCACAACTTGAAAGTATTTTCACAGGATTGGTGAGAATTTGTTTCTGATTGAGAGgtgaaaatgatggaaatgaaATCCCTATCCGACATTTCTGATATTTCAGGCCAATAATAGAAAGTTTCAATATAAATAGTAGGGGCAAAAATATAGTTCTGTGATCTACTGACAAGTGTGCTTCCGTAATATTGCCATCTCCTTTACTTTCCTACAATAATTGGATTGTTGACAATTGTGTTTATTAAGTTTTCCTCTTGAAGGTATACTGTGTCAGATGcacctttcaaaatagaaagaagCAAATAAGAGCAGTAATTGTAGTTTGTCTGTAAAGTTTTTCCCATATTCATGATAGAATATTTGTTGTGCCCTGTGTTTAATTTCAATTGTGATATTTCCTGTCAAGAATTACTTCAGTGTGCATCATTGATTGCAGTACAGTTTCTCTTAAATTTAGTTGGATTGGAAACTTATCTTGTCTTCtgcttcaattttttcttctgaACAAACTTCAGTGATTTTTTTTACTGACTGACTGACAAAATGAGAAAGCATGAATAGGAGAATAGTATCCAGATCCTCTTTGCAAATCTTTGAACAAAGTAATCATTTTGTGTGGTAATCCTCAGAATTCTGCTATCTTAATGCATTAACAGGAATGCAAATTTAGATATAGTTTATCAAAATTTCTAGATATGAAATTGCAAAGGATGCACGTAAATTTCTCCATTTCATTTTTCTGTGGGAGATGTTCTAAAGATCTTTAGATTATATTCTTGGCATCTGTATTGATAGGATAATCTTTCTTTTGTACCACTTATTGTTTTTTGTAGCCTTTGGAATTTAATTCGATAGGTTCGTTACAGTCGAGTGACTTTGTTTGCCTCTTGTTTTCTGGCACTCTGTAATGCCATATTCTACTGCAGATGATTACAGATCAGGACCTTGGCGCTTTTTCCAATTTCTTAggtgttttcatttttgttttggtgATTGCATACCACTATGTAATGGCAGATCAAAAGTTTGAGACAACATAAAGAGACAATGTTACAGCAAGTAGCAGGCAGAGAAATAATGATTTTATTGGTCTTAATTCTGAAACTTTCTAGTTGAAGGTTTACAATTCTAGCATGTAGTCAGACATTAACACCATAGATCTAAATGTTAATACTTTTTTAAATAAagtatcattttttattgcatttgtTATATTTTCAAGCTATTTTAACTCTGTAGGTGTAAATGGTGATGATAAGCTTGCTCTTTCAAGTGCATCATCTTATTGTTTCCATGATCATGTTAAACTAGACTCTAATTTCTACGTAATTTATTTCAAGTGATACCATTGTTTTATATAGATAAAAAATGTAAGTGGAATGTTATGTATGTTAGAGTAAATATGAAATACTTGGATTTCATACTTGCCATTAATGCAATTAAATATTATATCAATATGCTACAAGTAGTAAGCAAAATAGATGGTCACCTTCTAGGATCCTTGGCAATAGAAATGTTCAATGGCATCATTTGATTATAGTCACTCATAAGAATTTGAACAAATAAAAAGTGTAATTTATCGAATTCCCTGCCCATACAAGATGTATTCAACTTTAAAGAACATTTTCCATTTTAGAGGAGAATTAATTCTCACATTTGAAGGATATTTGAAATTCATAGTCCTTTTGATACACTGATTTTTTGTTGCTTATACTGATCATGTTATCCAATGTTGTGAACATGCTTTTTGGTCCCTTGTGATGAGACAAGCGCACTTTGTTCGTTGCAAGGTGTAATATTTTTGACAAACAAATGGGGTTTCTATTTAAAATGATATTCAAACAAGTATGAGCATGCCAGGCATAGGCTTCTGGTTGAAAAAACTCAGCCTGACATAAGTTAAGATTTATTTGCCCAAGTGTATCTTTGACCAAGGCTTATAGCTTAGAAATAACCTTGAGACCTATTGTGAACTAATTTAGAACTATATAACGTACCATTATAACTCCACATGCTAGGGCTTAAAGGTTAGAGAGAAAAAGTTTTCTGGCATTCagatagaaataataataatgaCTTGAACCTTTTATACTATCAATATCCTCTGTCCAAAAGACACAAAAATACATACAATGTATTGGAAGTTAGCAAGTAAATACATGGTAACATGATACTTGTTTATCCCAATCCTATTCTTAAAGGGATATTATACAACAATATCTTTTTTGGTCCATCCTATCTTTGAAGGCTATATCCACATACTTTTTTCACCTAATTCTATTATATGTGATTGATATAACAATCACTCAACAAACATATTCGTGTCAATCCTATTATCTATAGTTGGATTTTAGTTGTCTAACACCCTCTTGACTGTCCAACTTGTGAACATTTTCTAACTTCAACCCGATATAACCTACAGTTCTGGCATTGGAAGAAAAAAACTTTATAAGTGAATTGTAGGAGCTGAAGATTAGCTCAACATACTATGATCACTTGCAAAAACAAAGACAACCTTCCACAAGAGAGCTTGCTTGATATTAAGATCTACGAGATATGATACAAAATCGTACAATGGTCTTGCTAATATAGGCAAGGTGAGTGATAGGATTAAACAAGATGTTGACATGTGTTTTTTAATTCTATAACGTGAGACATCTTAACATAACAACCTAGGACACACGAATCAAATGCCAAAAGATAAGATCTTAGGACAATTAAGACTTGTAGAAAGATTTCGTAGGACCTAAgttaacttaacatgtgaataggacctAATTAGTTAGGTACGAAACTTTAGGGAGGAACAAACCAATGCAAATTTTGCAAGGATGCATGATGGGTCTCGGTTGTGAGggcattttaggtacccatgtataaaagATCTATCACAAACGAAGTCAAGGAGAAAAACTACATGGGAACAAAAACCCCTCTCGAAAAGATAGAATACAAAAGACAATCATGTACAAGTGATGAAATGAGTGATGAATGGAGGACTTCCCAATATCCTCCAAGGACTAATCCATCACGAAGATACAATCGATAACCCCCTATGAGTCAAAGAGAGAGACTATGTAGGTCTCCTACAATGTGTAATCTTGTTCAAAAATGGTAAGTGCCCGAAGACAAAACATGATCCAATTTCGACAAACAACTTTTCTATCTTTCAAAAGAAACAAAACTAAGTACAAATGTAGAAATGCTTCCCATTTCAGATAGCAATTGACATGAAGAAGCATGTAGATGTATGACGATGTCTTTGAAAATTGCTTAGGTGTCTCCTTGTCCAACAAAGATGATGATGCCACAATCTGTAATGACCCTAGCTAGACCTAGGTCGGCTAGGTCATCTATTTgcttttttataataaataaataaataaataaataaaatattaataaatgaaattcTTGAATATTTTATTAAATCGTTTTGGGTTGACCTAAGAGCAAGTTggctttataaataattaaataaattttgtaatAGCTCGGCTCTCAGGCTGACCTATATGACTAGTGCGTTGTAATAGTGTGTGCTTGGGAGCTTTGGAGGATCATCAAGGTCTTTGTTTGTAAACGTATTAAACGAATGCTCAGGTACCCTTGGACAAAACCATCAGGAAACATTGCAGGAAACATTGCAGGTAGGATGTCAACCCTACCTTCATTCCTTATTCTTGTGCATTGAAGGATACCATTTTTTGAGTGGAATTTACCTGCAAGTTATCACGACTGCTGGAAGGAGGCTTACACATAGGAAGACATTAGTTTGCATCAAAATCAAGTATTGTGACCCGTTCATGGGCTGCCTAAGGTTGATCTTAGTGCTGTTAGGGAGTCGGTGGATGTTTGGACAAAACCGGAACAAGggtggattaaaattaattttgatggagctttgagGGGCAATCCAGACATTTTAGGTGCAGGATGTGTGGCGTGTAATGAGGAAGGTAAAATCCTCCTTAAGGGTGCTCAACGGTTGCAAAATGGGATGAATAATGAAGCAGAAGTGCAAGCAGCTTTGCTTGTGGTAGAAATGGCTAATAACTTGAAGGCCTCGAAGGTACATTTGGAAGGGGACTCGCAAGTAATTGTAGATGCAATTGTGAAGGGATCGTCCCCATGTTGGCAAATTAGCAAATTCATTTCTATCATCTGCTCAAAGCTGCACACTTTCCATGATTTTCGAATCACATATCAAAAGAGCAGGAAATGGGATGGCAGATTTTTTTGTCCAATGTGGCGTGTGGATTGGACCAGTATGTGACCAAGTGGTGGGGGTAGTGCAGATGAAGAAGTGCAATGGGGTGCTTAGGTGTTTGAAAACGATTGGTTGAGACTACTCGAACATGAAAGGAGAGGTACGGGAAGTGTAATCAAGTGTTTGTGCGGACAAGGACATACCAAGGTAGGGGTAGTAATGGGAGTAATGGACAACTGTCCATTGTCATGATTTTCAATTTATGAGTACAGGCTTTTAATGCAAGCTTCCACTATTTCCTGGGGAAGCATGCGAACTTGACTCCTGAGAGAATAAGGCGATACTTTGAGCAAATGGTATTAATGGCTCTAAATGCACATTTTGCACCATTTATGATGGGTTTTTTTCCCTTTTGTCGATGCATTTGTATGTGAATTTACCTTGTGGCGAGTTGGTGTAGTAATCCAGCAATGGAAGCAAATTTTACTTTGAAAACGAAAAAGCATCTTTGCCCTTTCCTCGGGCCGTTTTTGGAGTGGAGATTAAATGGTATGTTCCTGTACCAAGATGAGTTATTGACCAAGTGCATTCAGCGGCTGTTGTGTGAGAATTGTGTGGTGGAGCATCGGTACTAGATGAACATGGACACGTACTCCCTCATAGTGGCATGGGGTTTGGAATTCAAACAGTCATTGGGGCCAATTAAGAAGGTGGTGGAAGCCATTATTCCTAAAGACTATTGCCTGGGACTGGAAACAGTGTATGAGTGGGTGGTTCCGGGTAAGGGCTTCGACATGTTTGAAGGGATTGTTAATTTTCACAGAACTGCAGGCCACAAGTACATTATGTTTTTAAGGTGGCCGGATTATCAGCCGAGAGAAAGTTACAGGGAGGAGGCACGAGTGGGTTGGGAGGCTCTGAAAACATTTGTCGATTTGATGGAGGTGGAGGAAGAGTTGCAGAGAGTGGTCAAAGAGGCTCAAGCGTTGGAAGATGCAGTGACGAAAGAGACAGAGAGTAGACCGACGAAGAGGAGGCGCTCGGACCCTAGTCCTTCTTTCGGGTAGCTCGCTTCATAGTTGTTTTACTGTTTTTTGAGTCAAGGgttaattcttgtttatcagttttAGAACTTTTAAAGTTTTGTATAGTCTGTATAAACTGGATATTGTAGGTGGTTACTGTAATGAGCTGTTTTTGTGCGCTCAAAGTGGTTTTTGTAGGGTGGTTTTCTTAGATGGTTAGTAGGTTGGGAAACAAGATGTTTTTTGAAGGGTGTTTTGGAGTTTTTGGGTTGTTTCTGAAATTTGGACAGCTAGCATATAAATttccttttttaaataataaaaatcaaaattatcaatcaaaaaaaaaatcaaggattTTAGAGTCTACATGCAACAATTCTTTTTACCTTGTACCGTGGGTTCCAAGACCCTACTTTTTGGTTTGTCTGGCGTTAGCAGCAAAGCGAGTTATTTCTGGAGCGAATTAGAGACATGCTTGATCAGCTAGGGGCTGACAGATCAATCCTGCTAGTGTTGAAGGGCAGGCGCATTTTGTGTCTATGTGAACAATATTGATATGTGAAATTTTAGAGATTCAATCAAATTACATTTGATATGATACTTTCAGAATATTTAGTTTATGGTGCAAGTTGTGAAGTCGTTTGTACTGGCAATATCAACTTAATGCAATAAACTATTGGATTGTTGATTGTTCTAAATTATGTTCTCATGCTTgtaattatgttcttgattttataATCCTAATAAACTTTCGTGTTGAGCATTTTATGACTGCATATATAAATTTGAAGGTTTGATTGGGTTACTTCacattcaaatttgaaagatgatgatggTTGCACTGAACAAGAATGATGGAAGTCGCAATCAATGACTTTGCTCAAGGAATCAATGAAGGTGACATATGAACAACTGTCTTAGAAAAAGAAGGAACCTCAGTAGCAATCTCGTCCTCATCTTTTGAAGTTTCAAAGTACTCTAGAGAATCAACCTCTCAAATAGTATCACAATGATAAGGTATCCTTTTTGAAAAATGAAGAGGCACaagacaatttgaaatagatcatTTGGGAATGGTTGAGTATCAAGATCTTCATATAGCTCCCAAATTTTAGTCCAAAAAGCATGAGGACACTCAAAATCAAGAATAGACTTCAAGATATCGTCATCAACATGCATTGCAATAACTCCTAAGACATGATTTCTTTTGCAATTCCAAGCAATTTTTTTATATGGTGTACCTAGAGGAGGAACAAGATCATACAAATTTGGCAACAAATGAAACCACTTGAGATGCTTTATGATGCCACTCTCCATTGTTTATAGTTTCCCCTTTTCAAAATGATCAGAGAAGGATGAAATAAAAAACCCATTATCAACTATGAAAATTCTTTAAAATTACAAACACATAAACCCTCAATAGCACATAAAAACTCCCAAATATGATCAATGTTGCATATGATGAAGCCTTCCCAAAAAGATAGAACCTCTCCAGGTGTTAGGATGTCCAAGTAATCTGCCACTATGCCAAATGtgcaaaaaatgaataaaatacacTTGGGGCTAAATCTAGAAAAAGTGAATGGGCACAATGATAGAGCtcttcaatacctttccaacatcgGCAAAATCATGAAATTAGAGATTGTGGCAAAAAGTTATGAGCTCAGACGTTCGAAAGGGAAAATCTGTTTTCATTGGCAATAAAATTCGTTTGCAACAAAATATTGGCAAAATGACCTGGTGtctggtttgatttgtggttctccATGTGACTTTGTTGGTTGTTGGGCAGAAAAAAATGCGTCGCCTGGGGTGGCCATGAAGGTTAGGTGGCAAGGTAGTGATTGGTGCGCCCCCCAACTTAGCTCATGGTATAAATACCTATAGATGGTTTAGGTGTTTAGCACTAAAAACTTTATTAAACttgatgaaataaaaataaaataatttattccaaATGTTGTACTTGATGCAGGTCATAGAGTTCATATGTTGGTGCAGGATGTAATATAGCAACTCAAAAATAAAATTTGCAAATCCAAAATGACTGTTCACAACAAGATTTCAGCAATAATGAACCAAGAAACTCAGTGCAAAATAAATATGTATCAAACAATACACTTTGGACGCCTTGGTTCCATGAATAGTATTAATCAAATGGTTCAAATTACAGAGGCAAAATTTATGAATATCAGTTCTTAGTTTCTGATCATCATAAAAACCACATAGACCTTGCAACATAATTAAAGAGATTCATACTGAAACTTAGTGTGTTACTCCTTAATGGTCTTATGATGGAGGGGCTTGCCTGGGTGCCCGTGCCTTGCGACAATGGATTGATGTAGGTGAATGATGTCTTGGAAGTGGCACAATTAAATTACTTGGTGACTAATCGAATTTGCCCACACAATCCTTTTGTAGATTGTATCCTTGTCCAGGCACAATTATTGGTCCTTGGTCTCTTCAATCTTGCAATATTGATTTATCTCCCTGTGAACATGTTCCCCTATATCAGGCGCTAGAATTTCAAGCTCTTTGACCTGCTATAGGTGCAAAAACTATGCCCTTCTATCCTCCTTATCAGAACCTGCGAATGGACTGATCAGCTCATACTCATACCTTGTAGAGGAATTAATCAAATTAGCCAGGTAGCAGTATTGTCCTACTGGTTTGTGTCTTTTGGGGTTTTTGTCCCAAATGACATACGTGCTGCTGAGAGTGGATTTCTTCCAAATTTGTGGTGCTGGAAAAGACTCCCATAGCACAAATATATAGTGGTAGCAAAAGAAATCCATCAAGTTGGCCCAAGGAAAATGCAACACTAATTTGTACAGGTCGACCTTCAAAAAAatctttaatattaatatatttaatatggTAGTCTTGgaacaatttatttaataattgcaatttttaataaattcaatttattagttatttaataatttatttaattaagaataTTGGGCTGGCTGACTCAGCTTAAAATTGGGGACATCACATAGGAAAACACAAAAGCGATGCACCTTGGCACTAGCATAGGCCCTAGGGAATATACTTGCAAAGATGTCGGTTCCTTGCATAAGATTTTGTCGATTGTACCAATAATGATGCTTGTTGACACAAGTGTACGGAGGTAGAAAAAGCCTTTGAGGGTCTGGGGCAAAACTCTTCAATTTTCACAATTTGATAGTCTGTCTGATTAATTAGAAGGTTGCAAGATTTAGGGGAACTGCTAGATTTGGTGACTGTTGCATCATAGCTAAGGTTCTACCAAGTTTCATGAAGTTGGGAAAATGAAGGAATTGCCATAAGTCACCATCTAATTTGGTAGAGTAGACATGTAGTGCTGTGTTGATACATTGATGAGGGGTTGAAGTTTTTGAAAGATAAAGAGACTGAACCTTCAGTGGTTGTGTCCTAGTGGTGGAGCTTGTGCCTTCCACCTAAGGGCTATAGCCTGTGTAAAAGGTTGTGGCTTGTGGCTAATGGAGGTTGTGGGCCTcttaaagttttttttttgaaatttttaatagaTTAGAGAAAACAACACATTAGTTTCAATTGCGGCAAAAACCTTACTCCTTTTTATAGCTCACACAATGCCTACACAAGCAAGATACGAATGAAGATGCAAAGGATTATTTTACAAGCCAGGTAAGTTTTTTTCGTTAGGTGCCCAGGTCAAAGTCCTCTTATTTTTACTATTGGACAAGCATACCTAGAATGTTTGGACCTTC
This window harbors:
- the LOC131031993 gene encoding dolichyl-diphosphooligosaccharide--protein glycosyltransferase subunit 4C — encoded protein: MITDQDLGAFSNFLGVFIFVLVIAYHYVMADQKFETT